One segment of bacterium DNA contains the following:
- a CDS encoding DUF6531 domain-containing protein: MLDLYFVELIDAANNKTRVDFARMEYKDGTGALLPTTGGEYTTSQGIVIEVADGTFDSATPVQLKTVTPDPQTVTPTPRDFTNIGYFTLNLNGATANKPIEVSFPVPQGVTVTADSQIFAAVPVEFFGKKKWMPVEPLKLEDGMLKTQSPPWPGVRAGAVTPDQAYSLIHSEDALFFLQASVTSLPAVLEWDNTDLAVYLRDVYDFIIPLPVNQNYRMTVTDPVTGRVIFQGQPAPPATEAQSIVHLQKPVSDDQSAPYIIGGSPLLITSWRVGAAKGDIRPNISFQTPDSNGDGVADIDGSITITGTAGALTQDSFVAIRNNESGLMGSDVASATGTFTASIAYNFGEPVTLLLSSTEVEPAAALRFNFSEPVRSADQVSYPQLLEFYLTTDSTKKVPFNVELLQAQQILEIKPHQSLESGKEYTIVFAGVQDIAQNAMKDKFIVRFKTKDYPLQSGAGSGRVNDSVLMRNHLIVGKDDGIEIYSTADPLDLKLVSNLSILGGIRSFARNGNTVIGVGGGVNQYGKLYQFDFSNFENPVITGSMILTRFLGDPEDDRAGETNPIPEGTPIKVLVFGQHAYIATIGLGVQIVDLTKTSVPIHSFAHKKYDELAVKDIALYGKPDDPDTPTEDESVLDVVMSGSSMHNDANNTVASFKAVDAKKILAGSPCARGTGTLEEQRCQVSAVSSGIIPGTANNVEVMQNYEVDIDQDGRTGIVEDQDGAAVDDGVVSKRDAAHTNPRSYELHDLAFIASGSFGIHVMDITDIKDPKLLGTIKVGDGVTVFDLKLDVKNLKLYVPVGADGIYIVDVQDPFLIHPDNPPQVVGKIQITNTITAGNVTIDEELNTVYVATRDKGLQSVLVGNLNVEIVTDKNNDGLYEHVGVIESEGIMTGVDVPLPEGMILPVPFPLADGTVIPAGTPLSSGITIPAKTSIPPGIPLSILEGIQPTKYYVLAQLPSAAGGATGEVKVKVSSTNFFDGPVKFAPGFPITEFETAVKYKAPVDANNDGVIDEADGSFRLYVSDPFYITAHPLLPKKEAIPEGAKVLGAGDFAKVEIDGSITQNLLKVTTDLLRQSRFVSRAIRLDLTDSEKPESKQNAAEHAGAYLHSGEWTHSAVDLSIKGRAFDYAFGRTYESQMIYDGPLGQGWDHIYFMRLLELPNGDVIWYDGAGRKEIFRVLPPPPVPGPLFYLSWFGEFAELKKLQDGNFLIHQPDGTAYLFNNYGQLSQIQDRNQNKMEFLYEPAGKLSVVLDTMGRSIAYDYNDDGKLKSLIDFAGRTVTFDYDTEGNHFLKKVTSPKVTGTPNGNNFPNGKTTEYEYQGGDNLLTKTNLTVVKNGRNQEVLKNTYNVQDRLEKHKYGTFELEFIYDEAKTTVKYPTPPSRQHRYELDGEGRVKRMITPLGFEPDNGPEITGITSFEYNFDGLLTKMTLPEGGVTEYTYDTTNLLNRRSQGNLLKQTHKPDSKIDGFGGPAEPIITEYQYENIYNQITSTKDPRGFTTTIARDERGNPTSIIHPIPGIAEGYTYNKFGQVQTATDPLGNKDTYEYFKEAESAPGASRTTDPQTGGYLKKVTIAAESTGNEGQISAGSRTSQSFEYDNRGNVIIATDGRGIKTTTTHNVLDQVMEVFEAASNSDDGQDSFSYRTQYKYDADDNLIDVLMEPKATSEQSHTVIEYNQLNQQTEVKRYAEGNELVTKFLYDERGNVSDITQPKGNNTKFLYDARDLLAQRIEAFGEGSTEADPSDPASPQQGVYQYEYDKDGNLAKEITPDIAIEHNYDGFGRQVKTIFGVGNYTESRYDPSGNVTIARVRDAQDRVVSETVNKYDDLNRLTERIEKIIKPDFAEAGQAKTVMVHDKNSRVINHYDANNDLTHFVYDGRDQLRQQIDATENAIEYSYDGNGNLVEKKEIDKVGVASEEFRWQYVYDTADRLFIETDPDAKQKFYYYDERGNLALTRDERGQYRSYSYDGLDRKKTESVVSLSAACDNDIKFDYDANSNLITYTDPCGNGTSYVHDKQNRLIRVNYPGGIAEKYIYKTGGNRLEQVVERTGTRVKPVYDANNRIKEKQITLAGGTVGTTSELFSYDALDRTTSATNPQSLVAEIRFARKTAGGNTNPSSWPKPHSFSHV, translated from the coding sequence ATGCTTGATTTATACTTTGTAGAGTTGATCGATGCAGCCAACAACAAAACTCGCGTTGACTTCGCCCGGATGGAGTATAAAGACGGCACTGGCGCTCTTTTACCAACAACCGGCGGCGAATATACAACCTCACAAGGAATCGTAATCGAAGTTGCAGACGGAACGTTCGATTCAGCAACTCCAGTACAACTGAAAACAGTTACACCCGATCCACAGACAGTAACCCCAACACCGCGTGACTTCACCAACATCGGCTACTTCACACTGAATCTGAACGGCGCGACTGCAAACAAACCAATCGAAGTATCTTTCCCGGTTCCGCAAGGCGTAACCGTGACTGCAGATTCGCAAATCTTCGCAGCCGTTCCCGTAGAATTTTTCGGCAAGAAAAAATGGATGCCAGTCGAGCCGTTGAAACTGGAAGACGGCATGCTGAAAACGCAATCGCCTCCATGGCCCGGAGTAAGAGCGGGCGCCGTCACACCAGATCAAGCCTATTCATTGATCCATTCAGAAGATGCTCTTTTCTTCCTGCAAGCTTCTGTAACGAGTCTTCCAGCAGTCCTGGAATGGGACAACACAGACCTGGCGGTTTACTTACGCGACGTGTACGACTTCATCATTCCCCTTCCTGTGAATCAAAACTACCGGATGACAGTGACTGATCCGGTGACAGGCCGCGTTATATTCCAGGGTCAGCCCGCCCCGCCGGCAACAGAAGCGCAAAGCATAGTTCATCTGCAAAAGCCGGTCTCAGACGACCAGAGCGCGCCATACATCATTGGCGGATCGCCGCTTCTAATCACAAGCTGGAGAGTCGGAGCAGCAAAGGGTGACATCAGACCAAACATCAGTTTCCAGACTCCCGATAGTAACGGAGATGGCGTTGCAGATATAGACGGTAGCATAACCATTACCGGGACTGCAGGAGCGCTTACACAAGACAGCTTTGTTGCAATCCGAAATAATGAAAGTGGGTTGATGGGTTCAGATGTTGCGTCCGCCACGGGCACTTTTACAGCATCCATCGCTTACAACTTTGGAGAGCCGGTCACTCTACTGCTTTCTTCAACGGAAGTAGAACCTGCGGCCGCGCTTCGTTTTAATTTTTCCGAGCCGGTCCGCAGTGCAGATCAAGTGAGCTATCCGCAGCTTCTGGAATTTTATCTGACCACAGATTCCACTAAAAAAGTTCCTTTTAATGTGGAGTTGTTACAGGCGCAGCAGATTCTTGAAATCAAGCCGCATCAGAGCCTTGAGAGCGGAAAGGAATACACGATTGTTTTTGCCGGTGTCCAGGACATCGCGCAAAACGCGATGAAAGACAAGTTCATCGTGCGCTTCAAAACAAAAGACTATCCGCTTCAATCGGGAGCAGGATCAGGGAGAGTCAATGACAGCGTCTTAATGCGAAACCACCTCATTGTTGGAAAAGACGATGGAATTGAGATTTACAGCACAGCAGATCCGCTTGATCTGAAGCTCGTTTCCAATCTTTCGATACTTGGTGGAATCAGGAGTTTTGCGCGAAATGGAAATACTGTCATCGGTGTTGGTGGCGGAGTAAATCAGTACGGGAAACTCTATCAGTTCGATTTTAGTAATTTTGAAAATCCGGTAATCACCGGTTCAATGATCTTAACCCGTTTTCTTGGCGATCCTGAAGATGACCGCGCAGGCGAGACAAATCCCATTCCGGAAGGAACACCGATAAAGGTCCTCGTGTTCGGGCAGCACGCATATATAGCAACCATCGGACTTGGTGTTCAGATTGTTGATTTAACAAAGACTTCGGTTCCAATCCACAGCTTTGCGCACAAAAAGTACGATGAGCTTGCGGTAAAAGACATTGCTCTTTATGGAAAGCCGGATGATCCTGACACTCCGACTGAGGATGAAAGCGTGCTCGATGTTGTTATGTCCGGTTCTTCGATGCATAACGATGCCAACAATACTGTAGCGTCTTTCAAAGCGGTTGACGCAAAGAAAATTTTAGCTGGTTCGCCGTGCGCCAGGGGAACCGGGACGCTGGAAGAACAGCGCTGCCAGGTATCGGCCGTAAGCTCAGGCATTATCCCCGGAACTGCGAATAATGTCGAAGTAATGCAGAATTACGAAGTCGACATCGACCAGGATGGAAGAACGGGAATAGTCGAAGATCAGGATGGTGCCGCCGTAGATGACGGAGTTGTATCAAAACGGGATGCAGCGCACACAAATCCTCGAAGCTATGAGCTGCACGACCTGGCTTTCATAGCTTCGGGAAGTTTTGGCATCCACGTGATGGATATTACAGATATCAAGGATCCAAAGCTTCTTGGCACAATCAAAGTTGGAGATGGAGTCACCGTCTTCGATCTGAAGCTCGATGTTAAGAATCTAAAACTTTACGTTCCTGTTGGAGCGGATGGGATCTATATCGTGGATGTTCAGGATCCATTCCTGATCCATCCGGATAATCCGCCCCAGGTAGTGGGAAAGATTCAGATTACAAACACGATAACGGCAGGAAACGTCACGATCGATGAAGAGCTGAACACCGTGTATGTAGCGACTCGCGATAAGGGCTTGCAATCGGTTTTGGTTGGAAACCTGAATGTCGAGATCGTCACGGACAAAAACAATGACGGGCTGTATGAGCATGTCGGAGTGATTGAATCGGAAGGGATTATGACAGGCGTGGATGTCCCGCTTCCCGAAGGAATGATTTTACCAGTGCCGTTCCCGCTTGCAGATGGAACAGTCATTCCCGCCGGAACACCACTTTCCTCGGGAATTACGATTCCCGCAAAGACATCGATTCCTCCAGGGATCCCACTATCGATTCTAGAAGGCATCCAGCCGACGAAATACTACGTGCTTGCCCAGCTCCCGTCAGCAGCAGGTGGAGCAACTGGAGAAGTAAAAGTAAAAGTTTCGTCAACGAACTTCTTTGATGGTCCAGTGAAGTTTGCGCCAGGGTTTCCAATCACTGAGTTTGAGACGGCAGTAAAATACAAAGCTCCAGTTGACGCGAATAATGACGGAGTTATTGACGAAGCAGATGGGAGTTTCAGGCTCTATGTCTCGGATCCTTTCTATATCACGGCGCATCCGCTTTTGCCAAAGAAGGAAGCGATACCAGAGGGAGCAAAAGTGCTTGGCGCCGGAGATTTTGCAAAAGTAGAGATTGACGGAAGTATCACGCAAAACCTGCTAAAAGTAACGACAGACCTTTTAAGGCAATCAAGATTTGTTAGCCGCGCGATCCGTCTCGATTTAACCGATTCAGAAAAACCGGAGTCAAAGCAGAATGCTGCAGAACACGCCGGCGCATACCTCCATTCAGGTGAGTGGACCCATTCAGCCGTAGACCTCTCGATTAAGGGGAGAGCTTTTGATTATGCATTCGGCCGCACTTATGAATCGCAGATGATTTATGACGGTCCACTTGGCCAGGGCTGGGACCACATATACTTCATGCGGCTACTGGAGCTTCCAAATGGAGATGTGATCTGGTACGACGGGGCAGGCCGCAAGGAAATCTTCCGGGTGCTTCCGCCACCTCCAGTCCCCGGGCCGCTCTTTTATCTTTCCTGGTTTGGCGAATTTGCAGAGCTGAAAAAACTTCAGGACGGAAACTTTTTGATCCATCAGCCTGACGGCACCGCATATCTCTTCAACAATTATGGACAGCTCTCGCAGATCCAGGATCGCAATCAAAACAAAATGGAGTTCCTGTATGAACCGGCCGGAAAACTTTCGGTTGTGCTCGATACGATGGGACGTTCTATCGCATACGACTACAACGATGATGGAAAGCTGAAGAGCCTGATTGACTTTGCAGGCCGAACAGTAACCTTCGATTACGATACGGAAGGGAATCACTTCTTAAAGAAAGTTACTTCACCAAAAGTCACTGGAACACCAAACGGAAATAATTTTCCAAATGGAAAAACAACGGAATATGAGTACCAGGGTGGCGACAATCTTCTGACAAAAACGAACCTCACCGTTGTTAAAAACGGAAGAAACCAGGAAGTCCTTAAGAACACGTACAACGTGCAAGACAGACTGGAAAAGCATAAGTACGGAACTTTTGAGCTGGAATTTATTTACGATGAAGCAAAGACAACGGTTAAGTATCCGACTCCTCCATCCAGACAGCATCGCTATGAGCTTGATGGAGAGGGCCGGGTCAAGAGAATGATTACACCCCTTGGTTTTGAGCCCGACAATGGTCCTGAGATAACAGGAATCACTTCTTTCGAATATAACTTTGATGGGCTGCTGACAAAAATGACTTTGCCGGAAGGCGGAGTTACCGAATATACATACGACACAACAAACCTTCTAAATCGAAGATCCCAGGGCAATCTTTTAAAACAAACTCATAAGCCCGATTCAAAGATCGATGGATTTGGAGGGCCGGCAGAGCCGATTATCACCGAATACCAGTATGAGAATATCTACAATCAGATAACATCCACCAAAGATCCGCGTGGTTTTACAACAACGATCGCGCGTGACGAACGCGGAAATCCTACAAGCATTATTCATCCGATTCCAGGTATCGCAGAAGGTTACACGTACAACAAGTTCGGGCAGGTCCAAACTGCTACGGATCCCCTGGGAAATAAAGATACCTACGAATATTTTAAGGAGGCCGAATCGGCGCCTGGCGCTTCAAGAACAACGGATCCTCAAACTGGCGGTTATCTGAAGAAAGTGACAATCGCAGCAGAGTCCACCGGAAATGAAGGACAAATCTCAGCAGGCAGCCGTACATCGCAAAGTTTTGAATATGACAACCGCGGAAACGTGATCATTGCCACTGATGGAAGGGGTATCAAAACAACAACCACGCATAATGTACTGGATCAGGTCATGGAGGTGTTTGAGGCGGCATCTAACTCAGATGATGGGCAAGACTCCTTTTCTTATCGCACCCAGTATAAATACGACGCGGATGACAATCTTATCGATGTTTTAATGGAACCAAAGGCTACCTCAGAACAAAGTCATACAGTAATCGAATACAACCAGCTCAATCAACAGACGGAAGTAAAACGATATGCAGAAGGAAATGAGCTGGTTACCAAATTCCTTTATGATGAACGCGGAAATGTTTCCGATATTACACAGCCGAAAGGAAATAACACAAAGTTTCTCTACGATGCGCGGGACTTGCTGGCCCAGAGGATTGAAGCCTTTGGCGAAGGATCGACCGAAGCAGACCCTAGCGACCCGGCTTCTCCACAACAAGGTGTTTATCAATACGAGTATGACAAAGACGGAAATTTAGCCAAAGAGATCACGCCGGATATTGCCATAGAACACAACTACGACGGTTTTGGCCGGCAGGTGAAAACAATTTTTGGTGTCGGCAATTACACCGAAAGCCGCTATGATCCATCCGGGAACGTAACGATCGCAAGAGTCAGAGACGCGCAAGATAGAGTCGTTTCCGAGACAGTAAATAAGTACGATGACCTGAATCGGTTAACGGAGCGAATCGAGAAAATCATTAAGCCTGATTTTGCCGAAGCGGGCCAGGCGAAGACCGTAATGGTTCATGACAAAAACTCGCGGGTTATCAACCATTACGATGCCAACAACGATTTAACACACTTTGTCTACGATGGACGGGATCAGCTCAGGCAGCAGATCGATGCAACGGAAAACGCGATTGAATACAGCTATGACGGAAATGGAAACCTCGTTGAAAAGAAAGAGATCGACAAAGTTGGCGTCGCATCCGAAGAGTTCCGGTGGCAATACGTTTATGACACAGCGGATCGTCTTTTCATAGAAACCGATCCTGATGCGAAGCAGAAATTTTACTACTATGATGAGCGGGGAAATCTCGCATTAACACGGGATGAAAGAGGCCAATATCGCAGTTATTCGTATGATGGACTGGATAGAAAAAAGACCGAAAGCGTTGTTTCTTTAAGCGCTGCATGCGATAACGATATCAAATTCGACTACGACGCGAACAGCAATCTGATCACCTATACGGATCCTTGCGGAAACGGAACATCCTATGTTCACGACAAACAGAATCGTCTGATTCGTGTTAATTACCCTGGTGGCATTGCAGAAAAGTACATTTACAAAACCGGGGGAAACAGGCTGGAACAGGTTGTCGAACGAACAGGAACAAGAGTCAAGCCCGTATACGATGCCAATAACCGAATCAAAGAAAAACAGATTACGCTTGCCGGAGGCACGGTTGGAACGACTTCTGAACTTTTTTCTTATGACGCCCTTGATCGCACGACGAGCGCCACAAATCCGCAAAGCCTAGTAGCTGAAATACGATTCGCTCGGAAGACTGCTGGAGGAAACACAAACCCTTCTTCCTGGCCCAAGCCACACAGTTTCAGCCACGTATGA